The Bos indicus x Bos taurus breed Angus x Brahman F1 hybrid chromosome 11, Bos_hybrid_MaternalHap_v2.0, whole genome shotgun sequence genome includes a region encoding these proteins:
- the NOTO gene encoding homeobox protein notochord encodes MPSPGPRGCRPLPLSGAGVQPQRSSRSPRPAYPALPRGSANPGPARAPGRLASSFSVEAILARPDPRAPTTSPLSVSAGAHGDLWNVPSRPPAQALPGACPPTWLPPCLSAGLHQPRPQPPALRPLASHFCGLQGLSVTGFSPARPTRPERQLLLVPFSQSEELSGISRPSYSLHCSPLCLELVHCLGLWDPRDWAQAQDLQDTERSPKRIRTMFNLEQLEELEKVFAKQHNIVGKKRAQLAAQLNLTENQVRVWFQNRRVKYQKQQRLKLPAASAMAASPDEPSSSSDTSIQREDAESGMDS; translated from the exons ATGCCCAGCCCCGGGCCGCGGGGCTGCCGGCCGCTCCCTCTTTCGGgcgccggggtccagccccagcgcTCCAGCCGCTCTCCCCGGCCCGCGTACCCCGCTCTGCCTCGCGGTTCTGCAAATCCAGGCCCAGCCCGCGCGCCCGGACGCCTCGCGTCCTCCTTTTCCGTTGAGGCCATCCTAGCCAGACCTGACCCCCGCGCGCCTACCACCTCCCCGCTGTCAGTCTCCGCTGGCGCCCACGGGGACCTCTGGAACGTGCCCTCCAGGCCTCCCGCCCAGGCTCTGCCCGGGGCGTGCCCGCCGACGTGGCTGCCCCCCTGCCTGAGCGCGGGGCTGCACCAGCCGCGCCCCCAGCCCCCTGCGCTGCGACCCCTCGCCTCCCACTTCTGCGGCCTCCAGGGTCTCAGCGTCACAG GCTTTTCCCCAGCGCGGCCAACTCGGCCGGAGAGGCAGCTGCTACTGGTACCCTTCAGCCAGAGCGAGGAGCTGTCGGGGATTAGCCGACCGAGTTACAGCCTCCACTGCTCACCTCTGT GCTTGGAGCTGGTTCACTGCCTAGGCCTCTGGGATCCCCGAGACTGGGCCCAAGCTCAGGACCTTCAGGACACTGAGAGATCCCCAAAGAGGATTCGAACCATGTTTAACTTGGAGCAGCTGGAAGAATTGGAGAAAGTGTTTGCAAAACAGCACAATATAGTGGGGAAGAAGAGAGCCCAGCTGGCAGCCCAGCTCAACCTTACAGAGAACCAG GTGAGGGTCTGGTTCCAAAACCGAAGGGTCAAATATCAAAAGCAGCAAAGGCTGAAACTGCCAGCTGCATCTGCCATGGCTGCCTCTCCAGACGAGCCCTCCAGCAGCTCTGACACCAGCATCCAGAGAGAAGATGCGGAGTCAGGAATGGACAGCTGA